Proteins encoded together in one Desulfovibrio sp. UCD-KL4C window:
- the murC gene encoding UDP-N-acetylmuramate--L-alanine ligase, translating to MRSRVNTIHMIGIGGSGMSGIAEVLINMGFTVTGSDLAEGAPVKRLLKMGAQVFIGHGAENVTDADVVVKSTAISDDNPELIKARELGIPIIPRAEMLAELMRLRTGIAVAGTHGKTTTTSLLATIFTEAGLDPTVIIGGRLNTFGSNARLGEGQFLIAEADESDGSFLCLSPIITVVTNVDLDHMDFYNDQDAIDTSFKSFMNAIPFYGMNVICGDDIGIKRLLPSIKRPHLTYGLEKHNRLRAEIVSCEVRSLFKVFLDDELLGEVSLAQPGKHNVLNALGAIGVAIEAGLDKKAILQGLSNFMGVGRRFEKKGQCKDILVVDDYGHHPAEIRATLETAKACYPSRRLVVAFQPHRFSRTQALFGDFCKTFELADELLLTEIYPASESPIPGVNGMSLAQGIRQVSSTKVRFYPDFEMMENELPNILKPGDLFITQGAGSIYRIGEDFLKYLADEPDTDCTPKTAETVTQL from the coding sequence ATGCGCAGCAGGGTAAATACTATTCATATGATCGGTATCGGGGGCTCAGGTATGAGCGGGATAGCCGAAGTTTTGATCAATATGGGTTTCACAGTTACAGGCTCTGATCTTGCGGAAGGAGCTCCTGTTAAACGCCTCCTTAAAATGGGCGCACAGGTTTTCATCGGCCACGGAGCTGAGAACGTAACAGACGCAGATGTTGTGGTTAAATCCACCGCTATTTCTGACGACAATCCAGAGTTGATCAAAGCTCGTGAGCTTGGAATTCCCATCATTCCCAGAGCTGAAATGCTTGCAGAACTGATGCGTTTGCGCACAGGTATCGCTGTTGCCGGAACACACGGCAAAACAACGACGACCTCACTGCTTGCAACAATTTTTACAGAAGCTGGTCTTGACCCAACGGTAATTATCGGCGGTAGATTAAATACATTCGGCAGTAATGCTCGCCTTGGTGAAGGACAATTCTTAATTGCTGAAGCTGATGAATCAGACGGATCATTCCTTTGCCTTTCTCCAATCATCACAGTTGTAACTAACGTTGATTTGGACCACATGGATTTCTATAATGATCAAGATGCTATTGATACATCATTCAAATCATTTATGAATGCCATCCCTTTCTATGGGATGAATGTTATTTGCGGCGACGACATCGGTATAAAAAGACTGTTGCCTTCCATCAAACGTCCGCACCTGACTTACGGCCTTGAAAAACACAACAGACTCAGAGCAGAAATTGTTTCTTGCGAAGTGCGTAGCCTTTTCAAAGTATTTCTTGACGATGAACTTCTTGGTGAAGTGTCACTGGCACAGCCCGGTAAACATAATGTGCTGAACGCTCTAGGAGCAATCGGAGTAGCTATTGAAGCAGGGCTTGATAAAAAAGCAATCCTTCAAGGACTCTCAAATTTCATGGGAGTCGGGCGCAGATTTGAAAAGAAAGGTCAATGTAAAGATATTCTGGTTGTGGATGACTACGGGCATCACCCGGCAGAAATACGGGCCACCCTTGAAACAGCAAAAGCCTGTTACCCTTCAAGAAGACTTGTCGTAGCTTTTCAGCCTCACAGATTTTCACGTACACAGGCTCTTTTCGGAGATTTCTGCAAAACTTTTGAGCTGGCTGATGAACTTCTCCTAACTGAAATTTATCCAGCTTCAGAATCTCCAATTCCCGGTGTTAACGGAATGTCTCTGGCTCAAGGAATTAGACAGGTGAGTTCGACAAAAGTACGTTTCTACCCTGATTTTGAAATGATGGAGAACGAACTTCCTAACATATTAAAACCAGGTGATTTATTTATCACTCAAGGTGCAGGATCTATCTACCGTATCGGCGAAGATTTTTTGAAATATCTAGCAGATGAACCTGACACCGATTGTACACCTAAAACAGCTGAAACAGTAACTCAGCTTTAA
- a CDS encoding FtsQ-type POTRA domain-containing protein — MSVARLNKSRLNLNNSDRKTRSRNVNKMRKEPSRPLSEIFLSLFRKTCISSICLLMLALVGLGCLAGYRWLTVLPYFALQNITVTGNHRLSDGEILSISQVGLNKNSLAINIGDVESRLSANNWITSAAIKRNLPNKLSIQIIEKKPQFMVRQNDKLFYCDKAGELIAPVIPGKFLSLPFLNIESDAMEQAKILPEFMKVLSRRELPFDPGQIAWVNIKGGNRMEIFMDKLGLTIRLGMDNWKTQLSNLNIVWNDLKNRGEFRNVARISTGKDRVWVEKRTSGYDGSR, encoded by the coding sequence ATGAGCGTTGCAAGATTAAACAAAAGCCGTCTGAACCTGAATAATTCCGACAGGAAAACTCGTTCACGCAATGTAAACAAAATGCGTAAAGAGCCTTCCCGTCCACTGTCAGAGATCTTTTTAAGCCTGTTTCGCAAGACATGTATATCGTCTATCTGCTTACTTATGCTAGCTTTAGTAGGATTAGGCTGTCTTGCCGGATATCGGTGGCTTACAGTGCTTCCATATTTTGCACTGCAGAACATTACGGTCACTGGAAATCATAGACTGAGCGATGGTGAAATACTCTCTATTTCTCAGGTAGGACTTAATAAAAACAGCCTTGCCATCAATATAGGTGATGTTGAAAGCAGATTAAGTGCAAACAATTGGATTACATCCGCGGCAATAAAACGGAACCTTCCGAATAAACTGTCTATCCAGATTATTGAAAAAAAGCCGCAGTTCATGGTGAGACAAAATGACAAACTTTTTTATTGCGACAAAGCAGGAGAACTGATTGCACCGGTTATACCCGGCAAGTTCTTATCGTTGCCTTTTTTAAATATTGAATCGGATGCAATGGAGCAGGCTAAGATTCTTCCGGAATTTATGAAAGTTTTAAGCAGAAGAGAGCTTCCTTTTGATCCGGGACAAATTGCATGGGTCAATATAAAAGGCGGCAACAGAATGGAAATTTTTATGGACAAACTCGGCCTAACAATTCGGCTTGGAATGGACAACTGGAAAACACAACTTTCAAACCTGAACATCGTCTGGAATGACCTTAAAAACCGGGGAGAGTTCAGGAACGTTGCAAGGATCTCGACCGGAAAAGACCGTGTATGGGTAGAAAAACGGACTTCCGGATACGATGGATCTCGATGA
- the ftsA gene encoding cell division protein FtsA, with protein sequence MAKSDLIVGLDVGTTKICAVVGEATADGVDIVGIGTAPSTGLRKGVVVNIEQTVQSIKKALEEAELMAGCEIRSVYAGIAGSHIKGFNSHGVIAVKGGEVTQKDVDRVIDAAKAVAIPLDREVIHTLPQEFIVDDQRGIADPLGMAGVRLEVKVHIVTGAVTSAQNIIRSCHRSGLDVSDIVLESLASSKAVLSEEEREIGVAIIDIGGGTTDLAIFANDSIKHTAVIALGGNNLTNDIAFGLRTPMGSAEQIKVKYGTALTDLVKNDETIEVPSVGGRDHRKMSKRVLAEICEPRCEEIIALVDQELIRSGYKNLIAAGVVLTGGTSLVDGMQELAEQVFDLPVRIGYPAGIGGLKDVVHSPKYATAVGLLMYGAEKEGCSEQVFRIRDENVFNRILGRMRKWFSDIA encoded by the coding sequence ATGGCCAAATCTGATCTGATAGTCGGTCTCGACGTAGGCACTACTAAGATATGTGCTGTTGTCGGAGAAGCAACAGCTGACGGAGTCGACATTGTCGGCATCGGCACTGCACCTTCTACGGGTCTCCGTAAAGGCGTTGTTGTTAATATCGAACAGACTGTTCAATCGATAAAGAAAGCTCTTGAAGAAGCAGAGCTTATGGCGGGTTGTGAAATCCGTTCCGTTTATGCAGGTATAGCAGGAAGTCACATCAAAGGTTTTAACAGCCATGGGGTCATCGCTGTTAAAGGCGGTGAAGTGACTCAAAAAGACGTTGATAGAGTTATTGATGCCGCCAAGGCTGTTGCTATACCACTGGACAGGGAAGTAATTCACACCCTGCCGCAGGAATTTATAGTCGACGACCAGCGCGGCATTGCCGACCCGCTCGGAATGGCAGGAGTGCGCCTTGAAGTTAAGGTTCACATTGTTACCGGCGCGGTTACATCAGCGCAAAACATCATTCGCTCATGCCACCGTTCAGGTCTTGATGTGTCTGATATTGTTCTTGAATCTCTTGCTTCAAGCAAGGCTGTGCTTTCTGAAGAAGAAAGAGAAATCGGTGTCGCCATTATTGACATCGGAGGCGGCACAACAGACCTCGCAATTTTTGCAAATGATTCAATTAAACACACCGCGGTTATCGCTTTGGGGGGCAATAACCTGACCAATGATATAGCGTTCGGACTTAGAACTCCAATGGGTTCGGCTGAGCAAATCAAGGTCAAGTACGGAACAGCTCTGACTGATCTCGTCAAAAATGATGAGACCATCGAAGTTCCTTCCGTCGGCGGGCGTGACCATCGCAAAATGTCTAAACGTGTTCTTGCTGAAATATGCGAGCCTCGTTGTGAAGAAATAATTGCTTTGGTGGATCAGGAATTGATTCGCAGTGGATACAAAAATCTGATTGCAGCCGGTGTAGTACTTACAGGTGGGACATCACTGGTAGATGGTATGCAGGAACTTGCAGAACAGGTTTTCGACCTTCCAGTTCGTATCGGCTATCCAGCCGGAATTGGAGGACTCAAAGACGTCGTTCACAGTCCCAAATATGCTACTGCAGTAGGCCTTTTAATGTACGGGGCTGAAAAAGAAGGATGTTCCGAACAGGTATTCCGTATCCGTGACGAAAATGTTTTCAACCGCATTCTGGGCAGGATGCGTAAGTGGTTCTCAGATATAGCTTAG
- a CDS encoding periplasmic heavy metal sensor encodes MKKKILIPLTVVFVLSLAAVAMAKGGYHNGYHNGYHNGGNWGVLSQLTPEKQEQAQAIFAKYETTFHTLKNKQWAKRTELNALVNSGKADKATIHSLVKDLSDLKEKMFTTHQKMADELEQATGLVIPGPRRGHRGMGMMQNGNRGMMQNGYGGCGNNWNPNCNPQGCPRFN; translated from the coding sequence ATGAAGAAAAAAATCTTAATTCCATTAACAGTAGTATTTGTATTGTCACTTGCTGCAGTGGCCATGGCAAAAGGAGGCTACCACAATGGTTACCATAACGGATACCATAATGGTGGCAACTGGGGAGTTTTAAGTCAGCTTACTCCCGAAAAACAAGAACAGGCTCAAGCCATTTTTGCTAAGTACGAAACAACCTTTCATACACTCAAAAATAAGCAGTGGGCTAAACGGACAGAACTGAATGCTCTTGTAAATTCAGGTAAAGCAGACAAAGCTACTATCCACTCACTGGTAAAAGATCTTTCAGATTTAAAAGAAAAAATGTTCACTACTCATCAGAAGATGGCTGATGAACTTGAACAGGCTACAGGCCTTGTTATTCCCGGACCGAGAAGAGGACATAGAGGCATGGGTATGATGCAGAACGGAAACAGAGGTATGATGCAAAACGGCTACGGAGGCTGTGGCAACAACTGGAATCCAAACTGTAATCCACAGGGATGTCCCCGCTTTAACTAA
- the ftsZ gene encoding cell division protein FtsZ codes for MDYMEIENDGHAKIKVIGCGGGGGNAINNMIQSALSGVRFIAANTDVQDINKSLAEYKIQLGDQLTKGLGAGANPDIGKNAALESIEQIRELVCDCDMVFVTAGMGGGTGTGAAPVIAEIAKEAGALTVAVVTKPFYFEGKRRLLQAEKGIEELKNVVDSIITIPNDRLLQLAAKKAAFSEMLKKADEVLYYGVKGIADLITVHGLINLDFADVKAVMSSSGLALMGTGIARGENRAREAAMKAITSPLLEDVSIEGAKGVLINITCSPDMTIDEVSEAANIIYEESHEDAQIFFGTVFDPEAGDEMRITVIATGIDSAEEKPMQPVIEMQQPTRSNITPRGMAPRATEQGNVRHLGNPHSEEDRSIPAYLRSGAKPAETAGNPEPVKNKSAANSGGEEFIFHDDDDFEVPTFIRKQAD; via the coding sequence ATGGATTACATGGAAATCGAAAATGACGGTCACGCAAAGATTAAGGTAATCGGTTGCGGTGGTGGTGGCGGAAACGCTATCAACAATATGATCCAGTCTGCTCTTTCAGGCGTGCGGTTTATTGCCGCGAACACAGATGTTCAGGACATCAATAAATCTCTTGCTGAATATAAAATTCAGCTTGGTGATCAACTGACGAAAGGTCTAGGCGCAGGCGCGAACCCTGATATAGGTAAAAACGCTGCACTTGAAAGCATTGAACAAATTCGCGAACTCGTCTGCGACTGCGATATGGTTTTCGTCACAGCCGGTATGGGCGGCGGAACAGGAACAGGAGCCGCTCCGGTTATCGCGGAGATAGCAAAAGAAGCTGGCGCACTTACCGTAGCAGTTGTAACCAAACCTTTCTATTTTGAAGGCAAACGCAGACTTCTTCAGGCCGAAAAAGGTATTGAAGAACTCAAAAACGTTGTTGACTCAATTATTACTATTCCTAACGACCGCCTTCTCCAACTTGCTGCTAAAAAAGCAGCTTTCTCCGAAATGCTGAAAAAAGCTGATGAAGTCCTTTACTACGGCGTTAAAGGTATTGCCGACTTGATTACCGTTCACGGTTTAATCAACCTTGACTTTGCTGACGTAAAAGCAGTTATGTCCAGCTCTGGGCTTGCTCTCATGGGAACAGGAATCGCCAGAGGTGAAAACAGAGCCCGTGAAGCAGCAATGAAAGCTATCACAAGCCCCCTTCTTGAAGATGTTTCAATTGAAGGAGCTAAAGGCGTACTCATCAATATCACCTGCTCTCCTGACATGACTATTGATGAAGTTAGTGAAGCAGCAAATATTATTTATGAAGAATCTCATGAAGATGCTCAGATTTTCTTCGGAACTGTTTTTGATCCGGAAGCAGGCGACGAAATGCGCATCACCGTTATTGCTACAGGCATCGATTCAGCAGAAGAAAAACCGATGCAGCCGGTAATAGAAATGCAGCAGCCTACCCGTTCTAACATTACTCCGAGAGGTATGGCTCCACGAGCTACTGAACAAGGTAACGTGAGACATTTAGGTAATCCTCATTCAGAAGAAGATCGTTCTATTCCTGCATATTTACGTTCAGGGGCTAAACCAGCTGAAACAGCAGGAAACCCTGAACCAGTAAAAAATAAATCTGCTGCGAACTCCGGCGGAGAAGAATTTATCTTCCATGATGATGACGACTTTGAAGTACCAACTTTCATCCGCAAACAGGCTGATTAA
- the murB gene encoding UDP-N-acetylmuramate dehydrogenase, producing MTLELLHEPKMADLTSLGIGGTARALAKVRDEAALDQLALFHERESAGLIAIGEGSNMLASDGKLNLAFVHVDLAKKIKPEISGLTVRVSADTRLPGLLAFLIRNGLSGMEGLAGIPGSVGGSIAMNAGSYGTDIAASLKRVRLWTPDKGLFWKNADEMSFGYRHFSPKTNEFTLIWEAEFLLKSSTESEVKNKVQEVFSKKKSTQPVLEKTAGCVFKNPEGFSAGKILDEAGFKGKTLGGMAFSEVHANFLVNKGQGTGTEALELINMATQAVLNKSGVILETEVIILQ from the coding sequence ATGACTCTCGAATTGCTTCATGAACCGAAAATGGCAGACCTGACCTCTTTAGGTATTGGAGGAACTGCCAGAGCTCTCGCAAAAGTGCGGGACGAAGCGGCTTTAGACCAGCTGGCTCTTTTTCACGAAAGAGAATCAGCAGGACTTATCGCTATCGGGGAAGGAAGCAATATGCTCGCATCAGACGGAAAACTGAACCTAGCTTTCGTGCATGTTGACCTTGCAAAAAAAATCAAACCGGAAATCTCCGGCCTGACAGTTAGAGTTTCAGCAGATACAAGACTGCCGGGACTTCTTGCATTTTTGATTCGCAACGGTCTGAGCGGTATGGAAGGTTTGGCAGGAATCCCTGGATCTGTAGGCGGAAGCATCGCCATGAACGCAGGTTCATACGGCACAGACATAGCAGCCTCGTTAAAAAGGGTCAGACTCTGGACTCCAGACAAAGGGTTGTTCTGGAAAAACGCAGATGAAATGAGCTTCGGATATAGGCATTTTTCTCCTAAAACAAACGAATTTACTTTGATTTGGGAAGCTGAGTTTTTACTAAAAAGCTCTACCGAGTCAGAAGTTAAAAATAAAGTTCAAGAAGTTTTCAGTAAGAAAAAAAGCACCCAGCCTGTGCTGGAAAAAACAGCAGGCTGCGTTTTTAAAAATCCGGAAGGATTCAGCGCAGGTAAAATTCTGGATGAAGCAGGATTCAAGGGCAAAACTCTTGGCGGAATGGCTTTCTCTGAAGTACACGCAAATTTTTTGGTGAATAAAGGACAGGGAACAGGGACAGAGGCCTTGGAGCTCATAAACATGGCTACGCAGGCCGTTTTAAATAAATCCGGTGTAATCCTTGAGACGGAGGTAATAATACTACAATGA
- the murG gene encoding undecaprenyldiphospho-muramoylpentapeptide beta-N-acetylglucosaminyltransferase, with product MKRIVITTGGTGGHVFPALAVANKIQEKSPQCEILFLGGKGAEKEMVKRAGLQFKGLPARGVLGGGFKRIFGSFWIIKAFALSLKELISFKPDAVIGFGGYAGFCPVFAAWILGIPTAIHEQNSVPGITNRILGKISKMIFTSFEDKNGAFPADKIEVVGNPVRKEIIDFGSKAKDKSILIFGGSQGATAINSAIIEALPQLKDAGISLRHQTGKKDFERVKTEYKKAFVNSMMVSPFIHDMSAAYSDAQLVICRAGASTVFEIAAAGKPAIFIPFPHATHDHQTGNALCLEKIGAAKVIPQDKLTGKVLADEILSLISNQDALQEMGKQALKFARPDAAAAIVDGLEIIIRMKTVRGLA from the coding sequence ATGAAGCGGATAGTAATCACTACTGGCGGAACAGGCGGACATGTTTTTCCAGCTTTAGCTGTCGCAAATAAAATACAAGAAAAATCTCCTCAGTGTGAAATTTTATTTCTTGGCGGAAAAGGTGCGGAAAAAGAAATGGTTAAACGCGCCGGACTACAATTTAAAGGACTTCCGGCCAGAGGGGTTCTGGGTGGCGGTTTTAAAAGAATCTTCGGATCATTTTGGATAATCAAAGCGTTTGCGCTTTCACTAAAAGAATTGATCAGCTTCAAACCGGATGCCGTCATAGGTTTCGGTGGATACGCAGGATTTTGTCCCGTGTTTGCGGCATGGATACTCGGAATACCAACTGCAATACATGAACAGAATAGCGTTCCGGGAATTACCAATAGGATACTCGGTAAAATTTCAAAGATGATATTCACATCTTTTGAAGATAAAAACGGCGCTTTCCCAGCAGATAAGATTGAAGTTGTCGGTAATCCTGTCCGCAAAGAAATTATTGATTTCGGAAGTAAAGCAAAAGACAAAAGCATACTTATTTTCGGTGGAAGTCAGGGCGCAACAGCAATCAACAGTGCCATAATTGAAGCACTGCCTCAGCTGAAAGATGCAGGGATCAGTCTCAGGCATCAAACTGGTAAAAAAGATTTTGAAAGAGTCAAAACTGAATATAAAAAAGCGTTTGTCAACTCAATGATGGTGTCTCCTTTCATCCATGACATGTCCGCAGCATATTCAGACGCTCAGCTTGTGATCTGCAGAGCAGGAGCCTCTACAGTTTTTGAAATAGCAGCAGCAGGAAAACCGGCGATTTTCATCCCGTTTCCGCATGCAACACATGACCACCAGACAGGCAACGCTCTGTGTCTGGAAAAAATCGGTGCTGCAAAAGTAATCCCGCAGGACAAACTGACCGGCAAAGTACTGGCAGATGAAATTTTAAGTCTGATATCAAATCAGGACGCGCTTCAGGAGATGGGCAAACAGGCCCTCAAATTTGCACGTCCTGATGCAGCCGCCGCAATAGTGGATGGCCTTGAAATAATTATTCGAATGAAAACGGTGAGAGGTTTGGCATGA
- a CDS encoding DUF4405 domain-containing protein, which produces MLRKIISLISFFAIIVLFLTSIVLYIVPQGRVAYWADWTLLELSKDQWADIHICTGVLFLFVSILHIWLNWKPITAYLKKKTSTVYFSSSAFFISIIITLYVVIGSLAGLPPMKQVLEFSAHLKTQGEIKYGNPPYGHAELSSLAVFCKRMGLDLNKAVASIKSAEIEFESSAQSIRAIADKAGLTPKEIHEIILKDQPEQRTNMNSGGPLNQSNMHQDSGYNSGSGMGIGMGSYAGIGLGKLTLEEYCVRYNLDINTAFGILRKNGAVVDKSTTIRDIANMLNMTSPRQLGRLLHP; this is translated from the coding sequence ATGCTTAGAAAAATAATATCATTAATCAGTTTCTTTGCGATTATCGTCCTGTTTTTAACCAGCATAGTTCTTTATATAGTGCCGCAAGGACGTGTTGCATACTGGGCTGACTGGACATTGCTGGAACTTAGTAAAGATCAATGGGCTGACATTCATATTTGCACTGGAGTTCTTTTCCTTTTTGTTTCTATTCTCCATATCTGGCTTAACTGGAAACCCATCACCGCATACCTTAAAAAGAAAACATCAACCGTTTATTTTTCCTCATCGGCTTTTTTTATCAGCATTATTATAACCTTGTATGTCGTCATAGGATCATTAGCAGGGCTTCCTCCGATGAAACAGGTTCTTGAGTTTTCTGCACATCTAAAAACTCAGGGAGAAATAAAATACGGCAATCCTCCGTATGGACATGCAGAACTCAGTTCTCTTGCTGTATTCTGCAAACGCATGGGACTTGATCTTAATAAGGCTGTTGCCTCTATTAAAAGTGCAGAAATAGAATTTGAATCTTCAGCTCAATCAATCAGAGCTATTGCCGATAAAGCCGGACTTACCCCAAAAGAAATTCACGAAATAATTTTAAAGGATCAGCCCGAACAAAGAACCAACATGAACTCAGGCGGACCGCTTAACCAATCCAACATGCATCAAGACTCTGGCTATAACAGCGGAAGCGGCATGGGCATTGGAATGGGAAGCTATGCAGGAATCGGACTCGGTAAATTAACTCTTGAAGAGTATTGCGTGAGATACAATCTGGATATCAATACAGCCTTTGGGATACTCAGAAAAAACGGTGCGGTTGTTGACAAGTCCACAACCATCCGTGACATTGCAAACATGCTGAACATGACATCACCGCGTCAGCTTGGAAGACTTTTACACCCTTAA
- a CDS encoding radical SAM protein codes for MSVDNDFIYYGREEPIAEETGGRLPTALVFPGRKGAALSTLGWQAVYRLLAPEEELAVERFFLGDPGQPSVSMDSDKELSEFPLIGFSINFEEEYLHPVRMLKDSGVPALSSERPGFPLIMAGGPVAFLNPAPIAPFFDFFWVGEAEAGLKDLCLELKRHIYDGGNKNDFLELIKDRPGVYVPRKTSGKVKRALVPPTPCGENNHVPVLSTPAYSCFISPEAVFKDMFLVEVNRGCPYGCRFCAAGYIYRPPRHASLDQLKNIVELADPPKVGLVGTALTDWPDLIPYIEWLKNRKTKFSLSSVRADGLTEELLDILRASGVRTVTLALEGASKRLRDNASKNLNEEDFLRAVELCAAKGVNHLRMYIIVGWPGETDADYEEFASMLEKIDQARSRGQGNKKKQFMRITLGASCLVPKPWTPLQWTAMPSEKELKNVLAKVNSLTKKYKGVTFSGDSPFQARLQGILARGNEELHKFIMIAAEKGGWKKAFKYYEGDLEKFIDHNLDKDAPLPWDFIETGVNKSYLWREWERYLKGIMTPPCPPEGCVECKSCGMHKWLTDNSTTN; via the coding sequence ATGTCCGTAGATAATGACTTTATATATTACGGACGTGAAGAACCTATCGCTGAAGAGACTGGTGGACGACTGCCCACGGCCCTGGTCTTCCCTGGCAGAAAAGGTGCTGCGCTTTCAACTTTAGGATGGCAGGCCGTTTATCGCCTGCTTGCTCCCGAAGAAGAACTTGCAGTAGAAAGGTTCTTTTTAGGTGATCCGGGACAACCGTCTGTTTCCATGGACAGTGACAAAGAACTGTCTGAGTTTCCCCTGATCGGCTTCAGCATCAACTTCGAGGAGGAGTATCTCCACCCCGTCAGAATGCTGAAAGATTCGGGCGTTCCGGCTTTATCGTCGGAACGTCCGGGCTTCCCGCTGATTATGGCCGGAGGTCCAGTTGCATTTTTAAATCCTGCGCCTATAGCACCATTTTTCGATTTTTTCTGGGTAGGAGAAGCCGAAGCGGGACTTAAAGATTTATGCCTCGAACTTAAGCGACATATCTACGACGGCGGAAACAAGAATGACTTTCTTGAACTGATTAAAGACAGGCCGGGAGTATACGTTCCCAGAAAGACTTCTGGTAAAGTCAAAAGAGCTCTTGTTCCCCCTACTCCTTGCGGAGAGAATAATCACGTTCCTGTTCTTTCAACTCCTGCATACTCCTGTTTCATAAGCCCCGAGGCTGTTTTTAAAGACATGTTTCTGGTTGAAGTGAACAGAGGATGTCCTTACGGATGCAGATTCTGCGCAGCAGGATACATTTACAGACCTCCAAGACACGCATCTCTTGACCAGCTTAAGAACATTGTTGAACTGGCAGATCCTCCTAAAGTTGGTCTTGTTGGAACGGCTCTTACAGACTGGCCTGACCTTATTCCATATATTGAATGGCTCAAAAACAGAAAAACCAAATTTTCTCTATCTTCAGTCAGAGCTGACGGATTAACCGAAGAACTGCTCGATATTTTGCGAGCCTCTGGTGTCCGCACAGTCACTCTGGCTTTAGAAGGTGCAAGTAAGCGACTACGCGACAATGCAAGCAAAAACCTTAATGAAGAAGACTTCCTGCGTGCGGTGGAACTCTGCGCTGCTAAGGGAGTAAATCATTTACGGATGTATATTATTGTAGGGTGGCCCGGTGAAACCGACGCAGATTATGAAGAATTTGCCTCCATGCTTGAAAAAATTGATCAGGCTCGCAGTCGTGGCCAAGGCAACAAGAAAAAACAATTCATGCGCATTACTTTAGGCGCCAGTTGCCTCGTACCTAAGCCTTGGACTCCTCTTCAGTGGACAGCCATGCCTTCGGAAAAAGAACTTAAAAATGTTCTGGCTAAAGTGAACTCACTTACCAAAAAATATAAAGGTGTAACGTTCTCAGGAGATTCACCGTTTCAAGCCAGACTTCAAGGTATTCTTGCTCGCGGCAATGAAGAGCTGCATAAATTCATTATGATAGCTGCGGAAAAAGGAGGCTGGAAAAAAGCTTTCAAATACTACGAAGGCGATCTTGAAAAATTTATTGACCACAATCTGGACAAAGATGCCCCACTGCCATGGGATTTTATTGAAACAGGTGTAAACAAGTCTTACCTGTGGCGTGAATGGGAAAGGTATCTCAAAGGAATTATGACTCCACCCTGTCCTCCGGAAGGATGCGTAGAATGTAAATCCTGTGGAATGCACAAATGGCTAACAGATAATTCCACCACAAATTAA